In a genomic window of Candidatus Peregrinibacteria bacterium:
- a CDS encoding HNH endonuclease signature motif containing protein, whose amino-acid sequence MKNLTKLSDKDLLALCREYGEKAIRFRRRFIGLLPEVKKRKLFEKKKCKSIYEFAAKHGGVSREHVDRVVNLSDRFIEKPLLHSLLVNGEISSNKLTRIASIVDLIDEADLVEAVMKLACRTVETYVRDVKNKFGVTEVSDKNSFDFGDSTSDFDGKSSRMRIENGLFEPSNDLKSVHVHKSCVEDNAAISQIEIGFNVGECHEKEALPIKKLQLKLSEETLENLLELQEKGISVDKLFREFLQKREEELVENKAKVAIKEKAKEAKRIEDGKAVSRRLSVGVKKVLEAEFGDRCSVSGCARKSVHIHHKVPFSISGSHDPRLLAPLCREHHDIAHSVNVKYLEKKLFAK is encoded by the coding sequence ATGAAAAATTTAACAAAACTTTCCGACAAAGATCTACTCGCACTCTGCAGAGAGTATGGAGAAAAAGCTATACGTTTTCGACGGAGATTTATCGGGCTTTTGCCAGAAGTGAAAAAACGCAAACTTTTTGAGAAGAAAAAATGCAAATCAATATACGAATTCGCAGCAAAACATGGGGGCGTAAGTCGTGAACATGTCGATAGGGTTGTAAATTTGAGTGATCGTTTTATTGAAAAACCTCTACTGCATAGTTTGCTCGTAAATGGTGAAATAAGTTCAAATAAATTAACGAGAATAGCTTCAATAGTTGACTTGATAGACGAGGCTGATTTAGTGGAAGCTGTGATGAAACTCGCTTGTAGAACAGTTGAAACATATGTTCGGGATGTGAAAAATAAGTTTGGAGTTACGGAGGTTTCAGATAAAAATAGTTTTGATTTTGGTGATAGTACTTCTGATTTTGATGGAAAAAGTTCAAGGATGAGAATTGAAAATGGCTTATTTGAGCCGTCAAATGACCTTAAATCTGTGCACGTGCACAAATCTTGCGTAGAAGATAATGCTGCAATAAGTCAAATCGAGATAGGATTTAATGTGGGTGAGTGTCATGAAAAAGAGGCATTGCCTATCAAGAAACTCCAGCTAAAACTTTCGGAAGAAACACTTGAGAATCTGCTCGAGCTGCAAGAGAAAGGTATAAGCGTCGATAAATTATTTAGAGAGTTTTTACAAAAACGCGAAGAGGAGTTGGTGGAGAATAAAGCGAAAGTGGCTATAAAAGAGAAAGCCAAAGAGGCGAAAAGAATTGAGGATGGAAAGGCTGTCAGTCGACGATTATCTGTAGGGGTGAAGAAGGTGTTGGAAGCGGAATTTGGGGATCGATGTTCGGTCAGTGGTTGTGCGAGGAAGTCAGTGCATATTCATCACAAGGTGCCGTTTTCGATTTCTGGAAGTCATGACCCACGTTTGCTCGCTCCACTGTGTCGCGAGCACCATGACATTGCTCACTCTGTGAACGTGAAATATTTGGAAAAAAAGCTATTTGCGAAGTAG
- a CDS encoding peptidoglycan bridge formation glycyltransferase FemA/FemB family protein codes for MKHSIFTITQGEAWNAFQTAVGRDTYLHNLSSGKTALFIKFPLSFGYYRLLGMGVDLSAFTKSDFQKLIETAKEMNCMHIRLEGYGGTVEDLISGGTASNFQIIPVKKPYLPKYTIKLDLMRGEEKLLTEMKRKGRYNINIARKNDVQIEVFDGDDDSKNFNAALDAFYSILKETGERDEFGIHEKQYYKGLLTSLGSDARLYIAKLDDQIIAGIIVLYGETEAIYYYGASSNEHRNTMAPYLLQWHAIKEAKEAGKKLYDFMGVAEPKTQHQKSIDETLNQGMDAKSVEFNKADPLYGVSEFKQKFGGQLHKFNEPLDLVLKPLPYKMFHIAKRLLRK; via the coding sequence GTGAAACACTCAATTTTTACAATTACACAGGGCGAGGCCTGGAACGCCTTCCAAACAGCCGTTGGCAGAGATACCTACTTGCACAACTTAAGTTCCGGCAAGACGGCTTTATTTATCAAATTTCCACTATCATTTGGTTACTACCGACTACTTGGCATGGGTGTTGATCTTTCCGCATTCACCAAGTCTGATTTTCAAAAACTAATAGAGACTGCTAAAGAAATGAACTGTATGCATATAAGGCTCGAGGGTTATGGCGGGACTGTTGAAGACTTGATTTCAGGAGGGACCGCTTCCAATTTTCAAATAATTCCTGTCAAAAAACCGTACCTTCCTAAATACACAATCAAACTCGACCTAATGCGGGGTGAGGAAAAGCTACTCACCGAAATGAAAAGGAAGGGTAGGTACAATATAAATATCGCCAGGAAAAATGACGTACAAATTGAAGTTTTTGATGGCGATGATGATTCAAAAAATTTCAATGCCGCATTGGATGCGTTTTATTCAATTCTAAAAGAGACCGGTGAACGGGATGAATTTGGAATTCATGAAAAACAATATTATAAAGGGCTGCTAACTTCACTGGGGTCTGATGCGCGCCTGTACATAGCAAAACTCGATGATCAAATAATTGCAGGCATAATCGTATTGTACGGAGAGACCGAGGCTATTTATTACTACGGCGCGTCATCAAATGAGCACCGCAACACCATGGCTCCGTATTTATTACAATGGCATGCGATCAAGGAGGCAAAAGAGGCCGGCAAAAAGCTATATGATTTTATGGGTGTTGCGGAGCCAAAAACACAACATCAAAAAAGTATCGATGAAACTTTGAATCAAGGTATGGATGCGAAATCTGTGGAATTCAACAAAGCTGACCCTCTGTATGGAGTAAGTGAATTTAAGCAAAAGTTCGGCGGACAATTACACAAGTTTAATGAGCCACTCGACCTCGTGCTGAAGCCACTTCCTTATAAAATGTTTCACATCGCAAAACGCCTACTTCGCAAATAG